In the Burkholderia glumae LMG 2196 = ATCC 33617 genome, one interval contains:
- a CDS encoding DUF3459 domain-containing protein: MSDCPLDPYSHRYTHCLAFGAQPCSAAAATLRTHFRLWAPASAEVRLEFGLDGAAEPAIEMAHAGAGWFETFVECGAGTRYRYRLDGTLVIPDPASRSQPDGVEAASEVIDPRAFVWRNTSWRGRPWEEIALYAIRPDAVGGYDQVRRRLPQLARLGVTALELLASTDPAQDSLPFAPIAAYGGPHALKALIDEAHGLGLAVLLDLDYARFGGGSEALRRYAAPFFQTRDDPHHAPLALDHPEVCDFFCDNALYWIEEYRCDGLRLRAADRIGNAGLREIADRVRAAVPSERLVHLVLGSERHPSHLADTHFDAQWNESGERALHRLTGRAAYPYREAISTRQTIHMLARALTADGSAYQRPGGGESGGWEGGLPMTSLVLSDGASRPTAATREAGLAALALSLLTPQIPLVFDEAAPDAASRRFVQSALAVRAKLIAPRLLDARPQSAELLRLADGGEADALVAVWRLGDGEVLSLALNLSPEPLAFDRQPDGTIVFETPPRARDRLLFGELPPFSLVAWVTGDVNRYALSHDTRYRPLTGAGAGAGTAAFDA; the protein is encoded by the coding sequence ATGTCCGATTGCCCGCTTGACCCTTACTCACACCGCTACACGCACTGCCTCGCGTTCGGCGCGCAGCCGTGCAGCGCCGCCGCGGCTACGCTGCGCACGCACTTTCGCTTGTGGGCCCCCGCCAGCGCCGAAGTGCGGCTCGAGTTCGGCCTGGACGGCGCGGCCGAGCCGGCCATCGAGATGGCGCATGCCGGCGCCGGCTGGTTCGAGACCTTCGTCGAATGCGGCGCGGGTACGCGCTACCGCTACCGGCTCGACGGCACGCTCGTGATTCCGGATCCCGCGTCGCGCTCGCAGCCCGACGGCGTCGAGGCGGCGAGCGAGGTGATCGATCCGCGGGCCTTCGTCTGGCGCAACACGTCCTGGCGCGGGCGGCCCTGGGAGGAGATCGCGCTGTACGCGATCCGGCCCGACGCGGTCGGCGGCTACGACCAGGTGCGCCGCCGCCTGCCGCAGCTCGCCCGGCTCGGCGTGACGGCGCTCGAACTGCTGGCCTCGACGGACCCCGCGCAGGACAGCCTGCCGTTCGCACCGATCGCCGCCTACGGTGGCCCGCACGCGCTGAAGGCACTGATCGACGAAGCCCACGGGCTCGGTCTGGCCGTGCTGCTCGATCTCGATTACGCGCGCTTCGGCGGCGGCAGCGAAGCGCTGCGCCGCTACGCGGCGCCGTTCTTCCAGACGCGCGACGACCCGCATCACGCGCCGCTCGCGCTCGACCATCCCGAGGTCTGCGACTTCTTCTGCGACAACGCGCTCTACTGGATCGAGGAATATCGCTGTGACGGCCTGCGTCTGCGCGCGGCCGACCGGATCGGCAACGCGGGCCTGCGCGAGATCGCCGACCGCGTGCGCGCGGCGGTGCCGAGCGAACGGCTCGTGCATTTGGTGCTCGGCAGCGAGCGCCACCCTTCGCATCTCGCCGACACGCACTTCGACGCGCAGTGGAACGAATCGGGCGAGCGCGCCTTGCACCGGCTGACGGGCCGCGCCGCGTATCCGTATCGCGAGGCGATCTCGACGCGCCAGACCATTCACATGCTGGCCCGTGCGCTGACGGCCGACGGCTCGGCCTATCAGCGTCCTGGCGGAGGCGAGTCGGGCGGCTGGGAGGGCGGTCTGCCGATGACGTCGCTGGTGCTGTCCGACGGCGCCAGCCGACCGACCGCGGCGACGCGCGAGGCCGGGCTCGCGGCGCTCGCGCTGTCGCTGCTCACGCCGCAGATACCGCTCGTGTTCGACGAGGCGGCGCCCGACGCCGCCAGCCGGCGCTTCGTGCAGTCGGCGCTGGCCGTGCGCGCGAAGCTGATCGCGCCGCGCCTGCTCGATGCGCGGCCGCAATCGGCGGAATTGCTGCGCCTGGCCGACGGCGGCGAGGCCGATGCGCTCGTCGCCGTCTGGCGGCTCGGCGACGGCGAGGTGCTGAGCCTCGCGCTGAACCTGTCGCCGGAGCCGCTCGCGTTCGACCGTCAGCCGGACGGCACCATCGTGTTCGAGACGCCGCCGCGCGCGCGCGATCGCTTGCTGTTCGGCGAACTGCCGCCGTTCTCGCTCGTCGCCTGGGTGACGGGCGACGTCAACCGCTACGCGCTGTCTCACGACACGCGATACCGGCCGCTGACCGGCGCCGGTGCCGGCGCCGGCACGGCGGCGTTCGATGCCTGA
- a CDS encoding thiamine phosphate synthase codes for MCGSEPVPTPALPPLYLITPEPASNARADLDAFVSRLDAAFATGIALVQLRVKTFDAADYAALAERVIGRAHAAGARVVCNGPVTLQAARALGADGIHFGHAALAAAASRPEAAGLLLSAACHDAASLRHADRIGADLATLSPVKPTLSHPGAPGLGWPRFAEWVAGTRLAVYALGGMTRDDLPIARAHGAHGVAGIRGLVAG; via the coding sequence ATGTGCGGCTCTGAACCCGTGCCGACGCCCGCGCTGCCGCCGCTCTACCTGATCACGCCCGAGCCGGCCTCCAACGCGCGCGCCGATCTCGACGCGTTCGTCTCTCGGCTCGACGCGGCGTTCGCCACCGGCATCGCGCTCGTGCAGTTGCGCGTGAAGACATTCGACGCCGCCGATTACGCGGCGCTGGCCGAGCGCGTGATCGGCCGCGCCCATGCGGCCGGCGCGCGCGTGGTCTGCAATGGTCCGGTCACGCTGCAGGCAGCACGCGCGCTCGGCGCCGACGGCATCCATTTCGGCCACGCCGCGCTCGCCGCCGCCGCGTCGCGGCCGGAGGCGGCCGGCCTGCTGCTGTCGGCCGCCTGCCACGACGCGGCATCGCTGCGCCACGCGGACCGCATCGGTGCGGACCTCGCCACGCTGTCGCCGGTGAAACCGACGCTGTCGCATCCGGGCGCGCCGGGGCTCGGCTGGCCGCGCTTCGCCGAATGGGTGGCCGGCACGCGCCTGGCCGTCTATGCGCTCGGCGGCATGACGCGCGACGACCTGCCGATCGCGCGCGCGCACGGGGCGCATGGCGTCGCGGGCATTCGGGGCCTGGTGGCGGGATAA
- a CDS encoding LysR family transcriptional regulator — MKTSTEELQTFVAIIDSGSITAAAEQLGQTVSGVSRALNRLERKLGVTLLRRTTRSSQLTDEGELLLARAREILQAVEEAETAVSLGRVEPAGRLRVDAATPFMLHAIVPRLPAFTARYPDIALELSNNERFIDLIEQRIDIAIRIGALPDSTLHARPLGSSPLHVLASPAYLAAHGTPRSVADLARHRLLGFSDIETLNRWPLHLRADGSGNGSDDGTGLAITPAHTASSGETLRHLGLAGIGIVCLSGFMTADDIAAGRLVPLLTELMTDYRQPVNAVYYRHAALTGRVQGFLDFLSQHVRL, encoded by the coding sequence ATGAAGACGTCGACCGAAGAGTTGCAGACCTTCGTCGCGATCATCGACAGCGGCTCGATCACGGCCGCCGCCGAGCAGCTCGGGCAGACCGTGTCGGGCGTGAGCCGGGCGCTGAACCGCCTCGAACGCAAGCTCGGCGTGACGCTGCTGCGCCGCACGACGCGCAGCTCGCAGCTGACCGACGAGGGCGAACTGCTGCTGGCCCGCGCGCGCGAGATCCTGCAAGCGGTGGAGGAAGCGGAGACGGCCGTCTCGCTCGGCCGCGTCGAGCCTGCCGGCAGGCTGCGCGTGGATGCGGCCACGCCGTTCATGCTGCATGCGATCGTCCCGCGCCTGCCCGCGTTCACGGCGCGCTACCCCGACATCGCGCTCGAACTGTCCAACAACGAGCGGTTCATCGACCTGATCGAACAGCGCATCGACATCGCGATACGGATCGGCGCGCTGCCCGATTCGACGCTGCATGCGCGCCCGCTCGGTTCGAGCCCGCTGCATGTGCTGGCGAGCCCCGCCTATCTGGCCGCCCACGGCACGCCGCGCAGCGTGGCCGATTTGGCCCGCCACCGGCTGCTCGGCTTCAGTGATATCGAGACGCTGAACCGCTGGCCGCTGCACCTGCGCGCGGACGGCAGCGGCAACGGCAGCGACGACGGCACGGGCCTGGCGATCACCCCCGCGCATACCGCCTCCAGCGGCGAGACGCTGCGGCATCTCGGACTCGCGGGGATCGGCATCGTCTGCCTGTCCGGTTTCATGACGGCGGACGACATCGCCGCGGGGCGGCTCGTGCCGCTGCTCACCGAACTGATGACGGACTATCGGCAGCCCGTCAACGCCGTCTATTACCGGCATGCGGCACTGACGGGCCGCGTGCAGGGTTTCCTCGATTTCCTGAGCCAGCATGTGCGGCTCTGA
- a CDS encoding NAD-dependent epimerase/dehydratase family protein, translating into MKIFITGAGGFIGGSIAARLAADGHQVAGLVRREAQGEELRAIGVEPRLGSLDDRALLVREARAADAVINAADSDHRGAVEALIEGLRDSGKVLLHTSGSSIVGDAAGGEAGGQIHHEDALPEPSADKAPRVAIDRLVLAAAQAGIRPAVLCNTLIYGHGRGLPRESVQLPRLVRQARKSGVVRHVGPGRNIWSNVHIDDVVEVYRLALERTPAEGRFYFIENGEAAFRDMSAAIATAMGLGAPEDWPLAQAEAEWGYEMANYGLGSNSRVRGERARRLLGWQPKHASVIDWITGEMMRGA; encoded by the coding sequence ATGAAGATCTTCATCACGGGAGCGGGCGGGTTCATCGGCGGCTCGATCGCGGCGCGGCTTGCCGCCGACGGGCATCAGGTGGCCGGCCTGGTGCGGCGCGAGGCGCAGGGCGAGGAACTGCGCGCGATCGGCGTCGAGCCGCGCCTCGGCTCGCTCGACGATCGCGCGCTGCTGGTGCGCGAGGCGCGGGCGGCCGATGCCGTGATCAACGCGGCCGACAGCGACCATCGCGGCGCGGTCGAGGCGTTGATCGAGGGCCTGCGCGATTCCGGCAAGGTGCTGCTGCATACGAGCGGATCGAGCATCGTCGGCGACGCCGCCGGCGGCGAGGCCGGCGGGCAGATCCACCACGAGGACGCGCTGCCCGAGCCGAGCGCCGACAAGGCGCCGCGCGTGGCGATCGACCGGCTCGTGCTGGCCGCCGCGCAGGCGGGGATTCGTCCCGCCGTGCTCTGCAACACGCTGATCTACGGCCACGGCCGCGGCCTGCCGCGCGAGAGCGTGCAACTGCCGCGGCTGGTGCGGCAGGCGCGAAAGAGCGGCGTGGTGCGCCATGTCGGCCCGGGCCGCAACATCTGGTCGAACGTCCATATCGACGACGTGGTCGAGGTCTATCGGCTCGCGCTCGAACGCACGCCGGCCGAGGGCAGGTTCTACTTCATCGAGAACGGCGAGGCCGCGTTCCGCGACATGTCGGCCGCGATCGCGACCGCGATGGGGCTCGGCGCGCCCGAGGACTGGCCGCTCGCGCAAGCGGAGGCGGAATGGGGCTACGAAATGGCGAACTACGGGCTGGGCTCGAACAGCCGCGTGCGCGGCGAGCGCGCCCGGCGCCTGCTGGGCTGGCAACCGAAGCACGCCTCGGTGATCGACTGGATCACGGGCGAGATGATGCGCGGCGCCTGA
- a CDS encoding hemolysin family protein: MIQIIALIGALLLVALNGFFVAAEFGLVKLRATRVKTLARQHGLRGRILRIVHARLDAYLSACQLGITLASLGLGWIGEPAFADLLAPLLDALGIHSAELVHGISLVFAFSVISFLHIVVGELAPKSMAIRQPEQVGLWLALPLYAFYWVMYPAIWVLNTSANAVLRIVGLTADHGGDSHYSTDELKLILRSRRNATGASKAPVAAYSRDEWNTLAHSLDFTSMTVSDLMRPANEMVGLRCDLPLVDNMEVVARHRFSRYPLFTDASREQVSGLIHLKDLLLARHAGAALEDLSDYVRPVQYVKPDMPALELFRRFRKGAPHFALVGNKHEKPIGFLTLDNLLGALVGQIHDEFRQGDADWARLDDGTLMGKGSLPVVSLEQALGIDIDEGRAESVGGLVIQALGDLPTEGQRVSFERFDVVVKKMNGPRIVLVRVYPKAFKEADE; encoded by the coding sequence TTGATACAGATCATCGCGCTAATCGGCGCGTTGCTGCTGGTAGCCCTGAACGGATTTTTCGTGGCCGCCGAGTTCGGCCTGGTCAAGCTGCGCGCCACGCGCGTGAAGACGCTGGCCCGCCAGCACGGCCTGCGCGGCCGCATCCTGCGCATCGTGCATGCGCGGCTCGACGCCTACCTGTCGGCCTGCCAGCTCGGCATCACGCTCGCCTCGCTCGGCCTCGGCTGGATCGGCGAGCCGGCCTTCGCCGACCTGCTCGCACCATTGCTCGACGCGCTCGGCATCCACTCCGCCGAACTCGTCCACGGCATCTCGCTGGTGTTCGCGTTCTCGGTGATCTCGTTCCTGCACATCGTGGTGGGCGAACTCGCGCCGAAATCAATGGCGATCCGCCAGCCGGAGCAGGTCGGCCTCTGGCTCGCCCTGCCGCTCTATGCGTTCTACTGGGTGATGTATCCGGCGATCTGGGTGCTCAACACGAGCGCCAACGCGGTGCTGCGCATCGTCGGCCTGACGGCCGATCACGGCGGCGACTCGCACTACTCCACCGACGAGCTGAAGCTGATCCTGCGCAGCCGGCGCAACGCGACGGGCGCCTCGAAGGCTCCGGTGGCGGCCTACAGCCGCGACGAATGGAACACGCTCGCGCATTCGCTCGACTTCACCTCGATGACGGTGTCGGACCTGATGCGCCCGGCCAACGAAATGGTCGGCCTGCGTTGCGACCTGCCGCTCGTCGACAACATGGAAGTGGTGGCGCGCCATCGCTTCAGCCGCTACCCGCTCTTCACCGACGCCTCGCGCGAGCAGGTGTCCGGCCTGATCCATCTGAAGGACCTGCTGCTCGCGCGCCACGCGGGCGCCGCGCTGGAGGATCTGTCCGACTACGTGCGCCCGGTGCAGTACGTGAAGCCCGACATGCCCGCGCTCGAGCTGTTCCGGCGCTTTCGCAAGGGCGCGCCGCATTTCGCGCTGGTGGGCAACAAGCACGAGAAGCCGATCGGCTTTCTCACGCTCGACAACCTGCTCGGCGCGCTGGTCGGCCAGATCCACGACGAATTCCGCCAGGGCGACGCCGACTGGGCGCGCCTGGACGACGGCACGCTGATGGGCAAGGGCAGCCTGCCCGTGGTCTCGCTGGAACAGGCGCTCGGCATCGACATCGACGAAGGCCGCGCCGAATCGGTGGGCGGCCTCGTGATCCAGGCGCTCGGCGATCTGCCCACCGAGGGCCAGCGCGTGTCGTTCGAGCGCTTCGACGTGGTGGTCAAGAAAATGAACGGGCCGCGCATCGTGCTGGTGCGCGTCTATCCGAAGGCGTTCAAGGAAGCCGACGAGTAG
- a CDS encoding sensor histidine kinase has translation MTLSHADPAAALLRERAARYVTENALFAREQALSVASHDLRSPLNAMHSWAYVLERQLPPGDGSLQRALDGIRIGIEQQTKLIGSALDAPRADTRTLALAYESCRLAPLVDEVAVLARLALGDARGVNLATALEAPHDASLNADRERLAQTLWSMAVFAIEAGAPAAPVTLACDARRAADTVSFEASFTAAPSALVAPSLPHALDSGARREALLERDARRPPWALALCHRVALAHGGSFAPPALEAGSTARIVLTLPRTASV, from the coding sequence GTGACCCTGTCCCACGCCGATCCCGCCGCCGCCCTGCTGCGCGAGCGCGCCGCCCGCTACGTCACGGAAAATGCGCTGTTCGCGCGCGAACAGGCGCTGTCGGTCGCCTCGCACGACCTGCGCAGCCCGCTCAACGCGATGCACAGCTGGGCCTACGTGCTCGAACGCCAGCTGCCGCCCGGCGACGGCTCGCTGCAGCGCGCGCTCGACGGCATCCGGATCGGCATCGAGCAGCAGACGAAGCTGATCGGCTCGGCGCTCGACGCGCCGCGCGCCGATACGCGCACGCTCGCGCTCGCCTACGAAAGCTGCCGACTGGCGCCGCTCGTCGACGAGGTCGCGGTGCTCGCGCGCCTCGCGCTCGGCGACGCACGCGGCGTGAACCTCGCGACCGCGCTGGAGGCGCCGCACGACGCGTCGCTGAACGCCGATCGCGAGCGGCTCGCGCAGACGCTGTGGTCGATGGCGGTGTTCGCGATCGAGGCCGGCGCGCCCGCTGCGCCCGTCACGCTCGCCTGCGATGCACGGCGCGCGGCCGACACGGTGAGCTTCGAGGCCAGCTTCACGGCAGCGCCGTCCGCGCTCGTGGCGCCCTCGCTGCCGCATGCGCTCGACAGCGGCGCGCGGCGCGAGGCGCTGCTCGAGCGCGACGCGCGCCGCCCGCCGTGGGCGCTCGCGCTGTGCCATCGCGTCGCGCTCGCGCACGGCGGCAGCTTCGCGCCGCCGGCGCTCGAGGCCGGCAGCACCGCGCGCATCGTGCTGACGCTGCCGCGCACGGCCTCGGTATGA
- a CDS encoding DMT family transporter, whose amino-acid sequence MTPAARQHLRANLLMLGAAAIWGSAFVAQRLSLAVIGPFLYTGLRFLLGALVLVPLLLAKAPARAELAALARRPAGLAPGLLLGTLLAVSISLQQIGLQYTKIANAGFISSLYVVLVPLIGVLLRHRAGFGTWLGATLAAVGLYFLSVDEHFTVMVGDGFQLACAVLIAVHVIAVGHFARRQEPLVLAFQQFAVCGLLCGALGLGVETLDAATLQHALPTLLYGGLLSVGVGYTLQVVAQRKAAPAHAAVIFSMEGVFAAVAGWAALGETLSPRALIGCALMLAGLLACQLLPNRAEHAAGPDSPRLPA is encoded by the coding sequence ATGACGCCTGCCGCTCGCCAACACCTCCGCGCGAACCTGCTGATGCTCGGCGCCGCCGCGATCTGGGGCTCCGCCTTCGTCGCGCAACGGCTCAGCCTGGCGGTGATCGGCCCGTTCCTCTACACCGGCCTGCGCTTCCTGCTCGGCGCGCTGGTGCTGGTGCCGCTGCTGCTCGCGAAGGCGCCTGCGCGCGCGGAGCTCGCCGCGCTCGCGCGACGTCCGGCCGGGCTCGCGCCGGGGCTGCTGCTCGGCACGCTGCTGGCCGTGTCGATCTCGCTGCAGCAGATCGGCCTGCAATACACGAAGATCGCCAACGCCGGCTTCATCAGCTCGCTCTACGTCGTGCTGGTGCCGCTGATCGGCGTGCTGCTGCGGCACCGGGCCGGCTTCGGCACCTGGCTCGGCGCCACGCTGGCGGCCGTCGGCCTCTATTTTCTCAGCGTCGACGAGCATTTCACGGTGATGGTCGGCGACGGCTTCCAGCTCGCCTGCGCGGTGCTGATCGCCGTCCACGTGATCGCGGTCGGCCACTTCGCGCGGCGCCAGGAGCCGCTCGTGCTGGCGTTCCAGCAATTCGCGGTCTGCGGCCTGCTGTGCGGCGCGCTCGGCCTCGGCGTCGAAACGCTCGATGCGGCCACGCTGCAGCACGCGCTGCCCACCCTGCTCTACGGCGGCCTGCTGTCGGTGGGCGTCGGCTATACGCTGCAGGTGGTGGCGCAACGCAAAGCGGCGCCCGCGCATGCGGCGGTGATCTTCAGCATGGAAGGCGTGTTCGCGGCGGTCGCCGGCTGGGCCGCGCTCGGCGAGACGCTGAGCCCGCGCGCGCTGATCGGCTGCGCGCTGATGCTGGCCGGCCTGCTCGCCTGCCAGTTGCTGCCGAACCGCGCGGAGCACGCCGCCGGGCCAGACAGCCCGCGACTGCCGGCCTGA
- a CDS encoding CHAD domain-containing protein, translated as MTRVLEIVLGLPLPGGGVPASRRRGAARAVRDFGAELVRAWRICPPVRMKRGHERLAIRPLALADAVPDAGGWLAWHEAGASGHQARAVRTMTFAPGVAVRDRLDVPAHDAAERRADDSDVHDKDGLAGRISRALAQGLVDGYEIEPAPAVPTPAAAAVERAEAGAAKGVPPAAEAGDAPSARSGPSVTPPAEAVAASARRPFSFECERRRGRWQREDRAPVELTLDDLSWRTAAGAGRHCELRLAVADPGDAAGRIAALRALFDAARELSGAGPAFLKPASLVDLACAGRLPDHDGGPSYAAPVELGRLSTQREALFVLGANVAAQWLGNDAGVRDSNDPEYVHQMRVALRRLRTLMRLFKDFADAAYRDAFAADMKWLGTQLGVVRDWDVCVSETLPGLAEADTDIAEAPGWAATLDAAAQQRDVARSELRQAVASSRYARLVLGWIEWLCVLSLGSDADATRKQRRSLRRHAAKRVEHLFARLYGAPKLTSIDPAERHRVRIDAKRLRYALEFFASITARSTRDKLLKRVSRLQGTLGDANDAQVALHHLERLSAPAGQLGFARGYGAAAQRYAAIAAEVQLRRLWRPKIRGVGGGQR; from the coding sequence ATGACGCGTGTCCTCGAAATCGTGCTCGGGCTGCCGCTGCCGGGGGGCGGCGTGCCGGCTTCCCGCCGGCGCGGCGCTGCCCGCGCGGTGCGCGACTTCGGCGCGGAGCTGGTGCGGGCATGGCGGATCTGCCCGCCGGTGCGGATGAAGCGCGGGCACGAACGCCTGGCGATCCGTCCGCTCGCGCTGGCCGACGCGGTGCCGGACGCGGGCGGCTGGCTCGCGTGGCATGAGGCGGGCGCTTCGGGGCACCAGGCGAGGGCCGTGCGCACGATGACGTTCGCGCCGGGCGTGGCGGTGCGCGACCGGCTCGACGTGCCGGCGCACGATGCGGCCGAGAGGCGGGCCGATGACTCGGATGTCCACGACAAGGACGGGCTGGCCGGCCGGATAAGCCGCGCACTGGCGCAGGGCTTGGTCGACGGTTACGAAATCGAGCCGGCGCCGGCCGTGCCTACCCCGGCGGCGGCCGCTGTCGAGCGGGCCGAAGCCGGGGCGGCAAAGGGTGTCCCGCCCGCCGCCGAGGCCGGCGACGCGCCATCCGCGCGGTCCGGACCCTCGGTGACGCCGCCCGCCGAGGCGGTGGCCGCTTCCGCCCGCCGGCCCTTCAGCTTCGAATGCGAGCGCCGCCGCGGCCGCTGGCAGCGCGAAGACCGTGCGCCCGTCGAGCTGACGCTCGACGACCTGAGCTGGCGCACCGCCGCCGGCGCCGGCCGCCACTGCGAGCTGCGTCTCGCGGTGGCCGATCCCGGCGATGCCGCCGGCCGCATCGCCGCGCTGCGCGCGCTGTTCGACGCCGCGCGCGAGCTGAGCGGCGCGGGGCCGGCCTTCCTGAAGCCGGCCTCGCTCGTCGATCTGGCCTGCGCCGGCCGCCTGCCCGATCACGACGGCGGCCCGAGCTACGCCGCGCCGGTCGAACTCGGCAGGCTGAGCACGCAGCGCGAGGCACTGTTCGTGCTCGGCGCGAACGTGGCCGCGCAATGGCTCGGCAACGACGCCGGCGTGCGCGACAGCAACGATCCCGAATACGTTCATCAGATGCGCGTGGCGTTGCGCCGCCTGCGCACGCTGATGCGGCTGTTCAAGGACTTTGCCGACGCGGCCTATCGCGACGCGTTCGCGGCCGACATGAAGTGGCTCGGCACCCAACTGGGCGTGGTGCGCGACTGGGACGTCTGCGTCAGCGAAACGCTGCCCGGGCTGGCCGAGGCCGATACCGACATCGCCGAGGCGCCCGGCTGGGCCGCGACGCTCGACGCCGCGGCCCAGCAGCGTGACGTCGCGCGCAGCGAGCTGCGGCAGGCGGTGGCGTCGTCGCGTTACGCGCGGCTCGTGCTCGGCTGGATCGAATGGCTCTGCGTGCTCTCGCTGGGTTCCGACGCCGACGCCACACGCAAGCAGCGCCGTTCGCTGAGGCGGCACGCCGCCAAGCGCGTCGAGCATTTGTTCGCCCGGCTCTACGGCGCGCCGAAGCTGACCAGCATCGATCCGGCCGAGCGCCATCGCGTGCGCATCGACGCGAAGCGGCTGCGCTACGCGCTCGAGTTCTTCGCTTCGATCACCGCGCGCAGCACGCGCGACAAACTCCTCAAGCGCGTGTCGCGCTTGCAGGGCACGCTCGGCGACGCCAATGACGCGCAGGTCGCGCTGCATCATCTCGAACGGCTGTCCGCGCCGGCCGGGCAGCTCGGCTTCGCGCGCGGCTACGGCGCGGCGGCGCAGCGCTACGCGGCGATCGCGGCCGAAGTGCAGCTGCGCCGCCTGTGGCGGCCGAAGATTCGTGGCGTGGGTGGCGGGCAGCGCTGA
- a CDS encoding phosphatase PAP2 family protein: MYDLPLRLWNWITYFGSAGITLPLAATLAVWLALGYSARLALTWLAVLGAAISAVALTKIAFLGWGIGIRTWDFTGFSGHSMLSASVYPVAMLIALTRAHPVLRAAGVALGLALGVAVSLSRVVLSAHSPSEAITGCVVGALAALSFVLIAWRAQPHRWSVPAVVASLAIVTITLHGIPVPSQRWVTQVALKVSGHERPYVRARWKANPNYRPISRPTSATLDQNAPLHRI; encoded by the coding sequence ATGTACGACCTGCCGCTTCGCCTCTGGAACTGGATCACCTACTTCGGCAGCGCCGGCATTACGCTGCCGCTCGCCGCGACGCTGGCCGTCTGGCTCGCGCTCGGCTATTCGGCGCGCCTCGCGCTGACCTGGCTCGCCGTGCTCGGCGCGGCAATTTCGGCGGTCGCGCTGACCAAGATCGCGTTCCTCGGCTGGGGCATCGGCATCCGCACCTGGGATTTCACCGGCTTCAGCGGCCATTCGATGCTCTCCGCCTCGGTCTATCCGGTCGCGATGCTGATCGCGCTCACCCGTGCCCATCCCGTCCTGCGGGCCGCCGGCGTCGCGCTCGGGCTGGCGCTCGGCGTGGCCGTGTCGCTGTCGCGCGTGGTGCTGTCGGCGCATTCGCCGTCCGAGGCGATCACCGGCTGCGTGGTCGGCGCGCTGGCGGCGCTGTCGTTCGTGCTGATCGCCTGGCGCGCGCAGCCCCATCGCTGGTCGGTACCGGCCGTGGTGGCCAGCCTCGCGATCGTCACCATCACGCTGCACGGCATTCCGGTGCCGTCGCAACGCTGGGTCACCCAAGTGGCCCTGAAGGTGTCGGGCCACGAGCGCCCCTACGTGCGTGCGCGTTGGAAGGCGAACCCGAACTACCGGCCGATATCGCGGCCGACTTCCGCCACGCTCGACCAGAACGCCCCGCTGCATCGCATCTGA
- a CDS encoding PHB depolymerase family esterase, translating to MTKRLTKLWLGGMKKMLRTPASRLPAVIADAIFAAPPATEAVPPRAASAEGAPHFPWPPRESRVRPRAAAWAEGEWSRGEHPLPFVVGRFVSHLGYALYVPDGLPAGAPLVVMLHGCKQDAAQFAQGTRMNLLADRHGFAVLYPEQSIQAHSHGCWHWYDDTERGGRGEARAVVDLVDTLVAARGLDASRVYAAGLSAGAGLATLLALHFPDRFAAIALHSGPAFGDAHSGITAMDVMRRGLHRAPAAIADSYAAPGTYPGMPALIVHGDDDSVVSPANADHLAIEFLRLNGLADADGEPSGVERIDTQAGEIRLLDYRRDGRPVVRVCHVAGLDHAWAGGDDTVPFHASAGPDASTMVWGFFADKQRQTATI from the coding sequence ATGACCAAGCGTCTGACCAAACTGTGGCTGGGCGGGATGAAGAAAATGCTGCGCACGCCAGCGTCGCGGCTGCCGGCCGTCATCGCGGATGCGATCTTTGCCGCCCCGCCTGCCACCGAAGCCGTGCCGCCTCGCGCGGCGAGCGCCGAGGGTGCGCCCCATTTCCCCTGGCCGCCGCGCGAGTCGCGCGTGCGGCCGCGCGCGGCCGCCTGGGCGGAGGGCGAGTGGTCGCGCGGCGAGCATCCGCTGCCGTTCGTGGTCGGGCGCTTCGTGAGCCACCTCGGCTATGCGCTCTACGTGCCCGATGGGCTGCCCGCGGGGGCGCCGCTCGTCGTGATGCTGCATGGCTGCAAGCAGGACGCCGCGCAGTTCGCGCAGGGCACGCGGATGAACCTGCTGGCCGATCGTCATGGTTTCGCGGTGCTCTATCCGGAACAGTCGATCCAGGCGCATTCGCATGGCTGCTGGCACTGGTACGACGACACCGAGCGCGGCGGACGCGGCGAGGCGCGTGCCGTGGTCGATCTGGTCGATACGCTGGTGGCGGCCCGCGGTCTCGACGCCTCGCGCGTCTATGCCGCCGGCCTGTCGGCCGGAGCCGGGCTCGCCACGCTGCTGGCGCTGCATTTCCCCGACCGGTTCGCGGCGATCGCGCTGCACTCGGGGCCGGCCTTCGGCGACGCGCATTCCGGCATCACCGCGATGGACGTGATGCGCCGCGGGCTGCATCGCGCACCGGCGGCGATTGCCGACAGCTACGCCGCGCCCGGAACCTATCCGGGCATGCCGGCGCTGATCGTGCACGGCGACGACGACTCGGTGGTGTCGCCGGCCAATGCCGACCACCTCGCGATCGAATTCCTGCGCCTGAACGGCCTGGCCGACGCCGACGGCGAGCCGAGCGGCGTCGAGCGGATCGACACGCAGGCTGGCGAGATCCGGCTGCTCGATTACCGGCGCGACGGCAGGCCGGTGGTGCGGGTCTGCCATGTCGCCGGGCTGGATCACGCCTGGGCGGGCGGAGACGACACGGTGCCGTTCCATGCCTCGGCCGGCCCCGACGCGAGCACGATGGTCTGGGGCTTTTTTGCGGATAAACAACGGCAGACTGCGACAATCTGA